The genomic region AGGTGATCTCTGAtttttcccctcacttctttgcaGTTAATGATCCACTGCACTTATCCTTTGCTTTCTTGAACTAttattgtttttgcctctattggcTACATTGGGAGagtgttccatgcatccatcacccttttctgtgaagaaatattttctaagattactcctgagcctaccccTTTGGCGCCTAATATCCTGACCACAAGTTCTCAAACTTTTTAACTCCAATAAAGGTTTGCTTTTACCAGTCCAGAAGTGAAACTATtgttctgtacatttttttagGCCTATGATTAAATTATGGACTGAAGTCTAAgcaagcaacataaaaaaaaatgtattcaacacATACTGAATATAGCATAGCTATCAAATCACACACTGTATTGTATAATCACATGAGGGACTTGGATGTCAACCTGCAGCTGGGGCTGCAGGACATTTCCGAACATTTTAGCCCTCTCTCTTTTTTCAGTACAGTACCTCAAAATTCTGTACAGTCCAGAAAAAGTAAAGACAGTTGGCAACTCTAACTGGGAGTACAGTAGTGCTTTACCATGACCCCAAACTACCACCGATTTGACTGTCAGCGCGAGAGGCGGAGGAAAGCTGGCTTTTTAAACTAGCAATGCCTGGTGCGACTTTTACCAAAGGACTGCCCTGTATTCTAATGATGTATCAATGGCTACCCTCGTCCGCCACCTCCCTCCATTAACATATCACATCCATTATATAACAGAAGCAGTAGCAAGTCGGGTGGAAATCCCCCAGTCCCTCCTCCAAGCTGCAAAGCAGCGATTCACCGCGGACCCAATTCCCACCTTTACCTGAGGAACCGCACGGGCTCAGCGCTCGCTGCTTCCAGCACCCGGATACAATCATCTAACCTAACCGCAGCCATCCTATCTTCATTCTCAGCCTCAACACATGGCGTCCTAAGGCCAGCCAGGAACTCACAATTTACGGAAATCCGACCAGAAAATGAAACTGGGGGTAGCTAGTTCCCCCAAGAGAAAGGTTCCGGGAGAGCGCAGAGGCTGCACTGCCCGGGCGGCTTCATTGTCCCTCGCGAGGCTCAGACCGCTGAAGACGGCACTAACGCGATCCGAGCGGGGTGCGGGTGCTTGAACTGAGGGTTCAGTATTTTCCCTCCTTTACCTCCGCCTTTGTCATACTGTAACTGCCGAAACCTCAGAAGCGATGGACATGACGTCACAAAGCCTCTCGGTCTTCGCCACGCCTTCAAGTCATTCAGCTACTTTTTGTTCGTTTTCCTCGATCGAGCGCTGAAATAAAGTTGTATCGTATGACGTGCAAGTATGGCGGCCTCCATCGTGAGAGGTGCAGGTAAAGGTTTTTCTGTCACTGATAGGGAAGCTGCTGAGGGTTTTGTGGCCGTTATATTGTCCAAATATTTATGCGATAAAATTGCAGTAGAAACCAGTTTACGTGAAACTCATATTTGTGTGTAGACAGCGATAGAGCTCTTAAATTAATCAATGGTGACATAGGGATAGAGTAGTTACCAAACTTGAAACAGGTGGTATAATTAAGATATGCGAATTTTGAGGGGGTAAGAGAATACGTTATTTTCTTTATATAACATTTACTACTTATTTTGTATGATTGAGGTAGTCGGAGTCCTTTAAGTTTTATGGTGTACATGTTGAAATAGAATATGACGGCAGATAAGGTCCTAAAGATCTACCAAGTATGCCTAACTCTATTCTGTTACTGCTTCCCTTTCTACCGCCTTCCTGGGAAATAAAGTTGCTTGATTTCCtagattaatgttattgtaatAATTGCCATCTGCTAGAACTTGCTGAATAATGCGGGTGGTATGCTTTTGCTGATCACGATTTTGGCTCATCTCGAAAATAAAACtcttaaaagtatttatttatttccattttataCTGTGAGCTTTGTAAAATGCTAAATGTACAATTATCGTTATGCTCAGAGCTAACAGTTTGCTTTAAAAGAAAGCTCTAACCTCTGTGTAAATATTTGTATTCTTTAAATAATTCCTTTAGGAGCAAACATACTTAGAATATCACTCATTATCTCTATGGAATGGGATGTGCCTGACCGGTCAGATCTCATGAGGTTTAGGGGAATTGTTGACTCTTGCTAGTATGACAGCTCCTAAGGGAATTGCTTAAATAATCTAAAAAAAGActtaatattttattgaattaatACAGAATAAGCAAGGGGTacttcttatgttttcttttaatcACTAAAAAAAATACAGTAGTATAACTTTCTTTCAGatctgggcctgatttactaaattgttcccccccccaaaaaaaaaaaaagaaaagatattaaaaaaaaaaatatatataggtcagagaaaagccttagtaaatcaggtcaaACTCCCAACCTCCCCCTTTCATCTTAATAGTTTTGAAAGCTCCtactgattttccttttagcttcAAACTACTTAGAAgatctctttcattaattttggaTCCTGGCCAATTGTAAACCACTGAATATAGAGCCATGTTCTTattcaagaaatagatcaactattggggatctaaCTGGCCACTTTctgaaacagaatgctgggcacAGTAGATCTAGGTTTCacctagcatggcatttcttatgttctaatgaatgCTAATGACCCAAAGGTAATTACTGTGACCctaaacaaattctttaaaaCTTCCTGTGCTTAAACTTGgcttggaatttttgggagcaagGACTTCATGATGTGCATTATCTTGCTGTCTACATCATTGATGGTGCAATACTATTAATATTATAAATATACCCAGTAACGTTAGTGCATCGCCATGCCATATCTGTGGATTTTAGTGTCGtcgttcctccctccccccccccccccccccccaaaattcagCCTACCAGCAAACTTGGTAGTAACCATAACTGTGACAAAACCTAGAAACATATGGAACACCTACAAAGAATATCAGGGGGAGAAGGTAGAGTAAaaagtaattaaataaataaaatcttggtctcccggcctcttctaccaaacctctgcaaatgctgcaaaacgctgcagccaggatcctcacaaactcttgCAGTacggaccacatcacaccgattctaaaaatacttcactggctacccatccgctacagaattctcttcaagacactgaccatcattcacaaaaccatatttcagcaatcctctctccaactcaccatacccctcaaaccacactcctcagcaagacctaccagatctgcatacagagactccctccaggttcccccgaacaaatccgctatacacaacgccattgaaaaacgagtgctatcaactgccggtccgcatcactggaattctctcccgccagatctccgccaggaacattgtcatatcacattcagaaaaaaattaaaaacatggctgttcgcccaagcatatcctTGAAGAAGCCTATGGTTACCCACACAGACCAACACCCCACGGTTGCGTCCTCTTTCCGCcgcacaaaggaactgtttttctgctaactgcgctctcatataacttgcctaaccgactccactgtgtaaattgtatataattcttaccatgtaagcaattactctctgcttacatgcactgctctccacttagaaattgttaatctatcccttttttctaacagccttgttccacattccctgttataatgtaactttcgctttcagtgttaactggtttaccccctagttttattgtaaaccggtatgataagacctggtcttgagcatcagtatattaaaagaatttaaataaataaatctagaggGAATCTATGGTTAAGATCCCAATTGAATTGATGCATTGAGACTGACAAGGCCAGAACTACACAGAAATAGATTAagttcctcatttatttatttatttattagggggttttttataccgatattcgagtggacatcatatcggtttacataaaactgcagagaaatacaataaacagggagggggaagagagggggcaGCGATGAAAGATAAGCTCTGAGGAAGAGTAGTGAAGAATAAAAGGACAGAAAATAACAAGTGAACAATAACTAGTGGTAGATGAATGGTTGTCCAAGGGCTAACAATAAGCACTATCTACAATTTTACAGTAAGTAACAAACAATATACACAAATTAGCATTGTGTATAGAGTAGCAAGGAAATAGCACTCAAAGAAAGGCAGGGTAGctaaaagaggggagggggataggGAGGCGTATTAAATGCGTTATTTACAGAACTGGTGAGCAGAGGCAAAAGGGGGGGGAAGCTTAATTATATTTAGCTATATAATTAAATAATTCAGAAACTGCTTTAAGGCTGGACATGTGACAAGGCTATGCATAAAGTAAGGAATAACTAGTTAACCAGGTTGTTTACTGCTAAGGAAACAGGATTGCGTATGTCTTGCTGCCCCTGTGATTAATGAATATTAATAAGCAAAGTACTGTAATTTTGTTAACCAATGAACAGAGAATAATTAATAAGAGAGTATAGATACTGACATTTTATAGGACCATTCTCAATCCCTCAGCTTATAGGTTAAATCTCAATTCTTTACCTTATTTGTAAAAAACAGAAGTTAAAAGATATATTTAAGCCTGCATTGTATCTGCATAGCCAGGCATTGATCTATGGATTTTTGATAGTAGCAAGCCTCTGTGTACACATTCCTAAATAAAAGGGAAGTGGTTGACTGCTGTCTAACAGATAGTCTGAGTTGTTTTCTTAACAGTCTAAAGAGAAAAACCAGGGTTTTCTACAACGGTCAAAAGTGGGGAATTAACAAAGTCTGCACTGAATGGCTATACAGCTGAATCAAGttcccaagaagaggaggcagaaTTGAGTAATGTGATGCAGTGGCAAGGTTGTGGTACAGTCTGAGATATAATTGGAGGAGATGGTAGGTTTTGCTGCAAGACAACTTGGAAACACTCTCAATCTTAACAACAGGCAGTTGTTATGGCTGATAGATGGGAGGTCTCTGTAACACAGGGAGTGGTGGTAAGGCCAATATTAGGTAATAAACAGTGCAGTGCAGACTAGAACAATTGGGGAGACTAAGTAGGCTGAATGGGCCTTATCTACCAAAATCTGCTATGCTACTTTGTGTAGTACTACATTTGTATGCTGTACATCTCTGGAGATCCTTTTCCAGCCTACTCACTTTCTGGGTTGACTGACTTGAATTGCTGCTTTAATGTATTTTCCCTTATAGTTGCTTCAGCAAGCAGGGTTTGAAGCTGTGAGGAATACTGAAATACCAACCTGCTCAGTATTGTAAATCTCTTTAAATGTAGTAAATGAGCACAAATAATTATGAAAATCCTTTATTtgctattcataagaacataagaaattgccatgctgggtcagaccaagggtccatcaagcccagcatcctgtttccaactgaggccaaaccaggccacaagaacctggcaattacccaaacactaagaagatcccatggcactgatgcaattaatagcagtggctattccctaagtaaatttgattaatagccgttaatggacttttcctccaagaacttatccaaaccattttttaactcagctacactaactgcagtaaccacatcctctggcaacaaattccagagctttattgtgcgttgagtgaaaaagaattttctccgattagtcttaaatgtgctacttgctaacttcatgaaatgccccctagtccttctattattcgaaagtgtaaataactgattcacatctacccattcaagatctctcatgatcttaaagacctctatcatatcccccctcagccgtctcttctccaagctgaacagccctaacctcttcagcctttcctcataggggagctgttccattcagcCTAACATTCACTCTGAAAATGAATGTCTCTGTTCCTAGTACAATAATAATGCATGCACTAGGCAGCTTGGCCTGTTCATGCCAAACTACTTCATCTGTTCCCCTACATTAATTTCCAGAATTACAGAAAGTAACATTGGTTATATGAGAGTTGGAGCAGGAAGGAGACAGACATTTCTGCTCTCTTCTTACTGTTGCTTCTAATACAGTGGTAAAATGTAATTCCTACTTATTTAACTTCAATAATGTTATATAAAATACTATTGAATTGTTGCAGGGCTTTTCACAAGGCTGCAAACTGCAATTCCAGCAGTGCGAGCTTTGTCAGCATCACAGTCCATGAGGCAGAATGTTCCAGGCTCTTTGTGGAAACTGGGTTCACTCAACCACATAGCAATTGCAGTACCTGATTTGGAGAAGGCCCGGTCTTTCTACCAGGATGTACTAGGAGCCCGGGTGAGCAAGACTGTCCTGCTTCCTGAACACGGCGTTTACACTGTGTTTGTGGACCTGGGAAACACAAAGCTGGAGCTGCTTCATCCCCTGGGAAAGAACAGCCCTGTCGCAGGCTTCTTGGAGAGAAACAAGGCCGGAGGGATGCATCATATCTGCGTTGAGGTATGAATTGTTTCCAGGCATTGCTTAAAACAGTACTCTCTCTCTTCAAAATGCTTTTAAGTTTAAAAGGAAGGTGATACAAAGAGCAATTTAATGCAGAACATGGCTGTTGCTTATTAGTTAAGGTATCTGCATCTCATAACTTGATTTCCTATACTATTATTTTTGATTTTGGTATGTTTACTGACATCTTtataacaaccaaaaaaaaatcacCGTTACTACACATGACTCAAGGAATGCCAATCTTTAGGGTTTATTTACTAAGTTGCagtatttttttcacagaatatCGCAGCTTAGTGAATCCCACAGTATTTTCCCCTGTAGTATTTTACTGTGACAGGTCAACCCCACGGCCTGGGACCACTATCATTTAAAGTCTATCAAAATCCTGGGAGTCACGAGATATCCACAGTCCCATGACCCACTGCCCCTTGATGCAGCCaaagtatataaaataaaggtattaagttttatttttgtgtCCCTGGTACACTTACCTAGATAACCCTGATGTCCTCCGAgggcaagaaggatggtagtcctcacgcatgggtgacatcatcggatggagccagGCACGGAaagcttatgtcaaagtttctagaactttgagcctctctgagcatgcgcagcatgccattataccacacatccacgcGGGTCcctttatgtctttttttttttttttttttttccaatggagcTTCGTGATCGTAAGTAATTGTTTCTCTCACTTTTTCACGGTTTTGAGCTGTTTTCCAGTGAGTTCCTGTCATCAACATGggggcccctttttttttttttatccatttcgATAAATGTTATTTTGCTGACGTCCCCAGAGTGGCGGTGTCCTTGGTGCCCACTGGTCAGCATTAGTTGCtgccatcaatttttttttttttttttaagaattgcgcccccccccccccccccccccacacccagtgCTTGAAGATTGTCAGTCATGCATCACATTAACATCTGGAATTGCAGCAAGGGTGCCAAGATGACCCCTAAAAGATGTACGATCAGATGTGAAAAGTTGAAGCAACTCTTTTGGGTATGAGCAGGCTAGACCATTGCTATTGGAGGCATCGTCATTGAGGAGCCATGGAGCCACACTGATGTACACCGAGGCATTGACATTATCGGAGCTGTTGGTTCCGTCGATGGCTGCCAGGGACACTAGAGACTGACCATTATCTGCCTCTCACAGGTCGAAGGCATCGGGTTCATCATCTTAGACATCTGCACTGAGGAAGGTCCAATCTAAGCATTGAGGTGAGCCAAATAAGCATCATTAGTCCCCGTCGATGCATGGTGCCGGGCGCAGGGATGTACCAGCTTCAGCTGCGATGCACCAAAGTGTCCCTGTGGCAAGGAGTGCCAATCCTTCAGCGAAACCCAGGGTTCGAGACTGTGTCTGCCAGCTCCGATGCCCGCCACCAATCCTCCTTCTGGTTCTGAAGAGTATGTGGTCGCACCTCCTGGATCCTAGTCAGTATTGGTATCGGCGATCTTTgagaaggagctggagaggtgCATACAGATGGCCATGGAGAAGGCGATGTAGAGCCTGGGTGTCGCAGTACCGATGACCCCAGAACCAGCACCATCCTTCATCAAGCCACTGTTGGTTTCCCTGCAGGCACTCCTCAGTGCTTTACTGACACAGGCAGTATCAGTTCTCAGggtggcactgatgcccagtgggGCATCGGTGCCACCAACTGATCTGGTGCTGGTTCACAGCTCCCCAGAAACTAATCCAGAGAGTGCACCAGGTCCTGAGCCCCCATGGCAGAGCACCCAGTGTCCCATCCCCGCTATCTGGCAGTGAGGAAAACAGCCCTTATGACCTTGGATGATGCCTccaatgtttgtttgtttcagaTGATACATCAAAGGATCTCCCTTCAGAACCATTTCCTCCCGCCGACAGAAGGATGTcttctccagaagacctctcctttgtaGGATTTGTTAGGgagatggcggaggccatcctgTTTCAGTTGCAAACGGAAGAAGATAcctggcacaaaatgctggacATCCCCAGTTTGCAGAGCCTCCCaaggagatcgtggcagtcccagtgcttcggtgtttactgaagaggatgttggggaggtacccgtaatggagaaggttttcatgggtaatgattcagatggattgaatcaaatcacggtgaacctagaagatgtggtaggcctgattgataaactgaagagtagtaaatcacctggaccggatggtatacaccccagagttctgaaggaactaaaaaatgaaatttcagacctattagtaaaaaatttgtaacctatcattaaaatcatccattgtacctgaagactggaggatagcaaatgtaaccccaatatttaaaaagggctccaggggcgatccaggaaactacagaccggttagcctgacttcagtgccaggaaaaatagtggaaagtgttctaaacatcaaaatcatagaacatatagaaagacatggtttaatggaacaaagtcagcatggctttacccagggcaagtcttgcctcacaaatctgcttcacttttttgaaggagttaataaacatgtggataaaagtgaaccggtagatatagtatacttggattttcagaaggcatttgacaaagttcctcatgagaggcttctaggaaaagtaaaaagtcatgggataggtggcgatgtcctttcgtggattgcaaactggctaaaagacaggaaacagagagtaggattaaatgggcaattttctcagtggaagggagtggacagtggagtacctcagggatccgtattgggacccttacttttcaatatatttataaatgatctggaatgaaatacgacgagtgagataatcaaatttgcagatgacacaaaattgttcagaatagttaaatcacaagcagattgtgataaattgcaggaagaccttgtgagactggaaaattgggcatccaaatggcagatgaaatttaatgtggataagtgcaaggtgatgcatatagggaaaaataacccatgctataattacacaatgttgggttccatattaggtgctacaacccaagaaagagatctaggcgtcatagtgaataacacattgaaatcgtcggttcagtgtgctgcagcagtcaaaaaagcaaacagaatgttgggaattattagaaagggaatggtgaataaaacggaaaatgtcataatgcctctgtatcgctctatggtgagaccgcaccttgaatactgtgtagaattctggtcgccgcatctcaaagatataattgcgatggagaaggtacagagaagggctaccaaaatgataaggggaatggaacagctcccctatgaggaaagactaaagaggttaggacttttcagcttggagaagagacggctgaggggggatatgatagagaggtctagaacgggtagatgtgaatcggttatttactcttttggataatagaaagactagggggcacttcatgaagttagcatggggcacatttaaaactaatcgtagaaagttttttttttactcaacgcacaattaaactctggaatttgttgccagaggatgttgttagtgcagttagtttagctgtgtttaaaaaaggattggataagttcttggaggagaagtccattacctgctattaagttcacttagagaatagccactgccattagcaatggtaacatggaatagacttagtttttgggtacttgccaggttcttat from Rhinatrema bivittatum chromosome 13, aRhiBiv1.1, whole genome shotgun sequence harbors:
- the MCEE gene encoding methylmalonyl-CoA epimerase, mitochondrial isoform X3, with the protein product MRQNVPGSLWKLGSLNHIAIAVPDLEKARSFYQDVLGARVSKTVLLPEHGVYTVFVDLGNTKLELLHPLGKNSPVAGFLERNKAGGMHHICVEVNDIKAAMEDLKKKKIRILSEEPKIGAHGKPVIFLHPKDCGGVLVELEEA
- the MCEE gene encoding methylmalonyl-CoA epimerase, mitochondrial isoform X1 yields the protein MAASIVRGAGLFTRLQTAIPAVRALSASQSMRQNVPGSLWKLGSLNHIAIAVPDLEKARSFYQDVLGARVSKTVLLPEHGVYTVFVDLGNTKLELLHPLGKNSPVAGFLERNKAGGMHHICVEVNDIKAAMEDLKKKKIRILSEEPKIGAHGKPVIFLHPKDCGGVLVELEEA
- the MCEE gene encoding methylmalonyl-CoA epimerase, mitochondrial isoform X2, with amino-acid sequence MAASIVRGAGLFTRLQTAIPAVRALSASQSMRQNVPGSLWKLGSLNHIAIAVPDLEKARSFYQDVLGARVSKTVLLPEHGVYTVFVDLGNTKLELLHPLGKNSPVAGFLERNKAGGMHHICVEKNIRKMENFIIERNKENKTSEIQARLRVTSHHIPFTPLNNRFKQG